A genome region from Streptomyces pratensis includes the following:
- a CDS encoding response regulator — MTPIKVLLADDQALLRSAFRVLVDSEPDMQVVGEAADGAEAVALARSTRADVVLMDIRMPGTDGLTATRTISADPDLADVRIVMLTTFEVDEYVVQSLRAGASGFLGKGAEPDELLNAIRVAAAGEALLSPVATKGLIANFLAQGGNVAEGPDGAEYSERLAALTGREREVLVQVAGGHSNDQIAERLVVSPLTVKTHVNRAMAKLGARDRAQLVVIAYESGLVRPRVE, encoded by the coding sequence ATGACGCCCATCAAGGTGCTGCTCGCCGACGACCAGGCACTGCTGCGCAGCGCGTTCCGGGTGCTGGTCGACTCCGAGCCCGACATGCAGGTCGTCGGTGAGGCCGCCGACGGGGCCGAGGCCGTGGCCCTGGCCCGCTCGACCCGCGCCGACGTCGTGCTCATGGACATCCGGATGCCTGGCACCGACGGGCTCACGGCCACGCGGACGATCAGCGCGGACCCGGATCTGGCGGACGTGCGGATCGTCATGCTCACCACCTTCGAGGTCGACGAGTACGTGGTGCAGTCCCTGCGGGCCGGAGCCTCCGGCTTCCTGGGCAAAGGGGCGGAACCGGACGAACTGCTCAACGCCATCCGTGTCGCCGCGGCGGGCGAGGCGCTGCTCTCCCCGGTCGCGACCAAGGGGCTCATCGCCAACTTCCTCGCCCAGGGCGGCAACGTCGCCGAGGGGCCGGACGGCGCGGAGTACTCCGAGCGCCTCGCCGCTCTCACGGGGCGCGAGCGAGAGGTGCTCGTCCAGGTCGCGGGTGGACACTCCAACGACCAGATCGCCGAACGGCTCGTCGTCAGCCCGCTCACCGTGAAGACCCACGTGAACCGGGCCATGGCGAAACTCGGTGCGCGGGACCGGGCGCAATTGGTCGTGATTGCCTACGAATCGGGCCTGGTCCGCCCCAGGGTGGAGTGA
- a CDS encoding adenosylcobinamide-GDP ribazoletransferase, protein MTSLNSHGLRFAFGTLTVLPVRVSRWDRGTARAGMLCAPLAGLAVGLLAAAPGALFLLGGSGPLVAAVASAALPAALTRGLHLDGLADTADGLGSARPAEDALRIMKQSDIGPFGVITLLFVLLAQVAALHELYGRGWAYGALGTVVAAVTARLALTLASRRGVPPARPEGLGAAVAGTVPPLGAVAVACAVAVCCAAAGALLGGYTAALQHTLAALAGLGAAHVMLRHCVRRFGGVTGDVFGALEETAATVALLALSLSLAR, encoded by the coding sequence GTGACCTCCCTGAACAGCCACGGCCTGCGATTCGCCTTCGGCACCCTGACAGTGCTCCCCGTCCGCGTCTCCCGCTGGGACCGAGGGACCGCCCGCGCCGGCATGCTGTGCGCCCCGCTCGCCGGACTCGCCGTGGGACTGCTCGCGGCGGCCCCCGGGGCGCTGTTCCTGCTCGGCGGGTCGGGCCCCCTGGTCGCGGCTGTCGCCTCCGCCGCGCTCCCCGCAGCGCTGACCCGTGGGCTGCACCTGGACGGGCTCGCGGACACCGCCGACGGGCTCGGCAGCGCCAGGCCGGCCGAGGACGCGCTGAGGATCATGAAGCAGTCGGACATCGGTCCGTTCGGTGTGATCACGCTGCTGTTCGTGCTGCTGGCCCAGGTCGCGGCGCTCCACGAGCTCTACGGACGCGGCTGGGCGTACGGCGCGCTGGGCACCGTCGTCGCCGCCGTCACCGCCAGGCTCGCGCTCACACTGGCCTCGCGCCGAGGCGTACCGCCGGCCCGGCCGGAGGGTCTCGGCGCGGCGGTGGCGGGCACCGTCCCGCCCCTGGGCGCGGTGGCGGTGGCGTGCGCGGTGGCCGTGTGCTGCGCGGCGGCCGGCGCGCTGCTGGGCGGATACACCGCGGCCCTGCAGCACACCCTCGCCGCCCTGGCCGGTCTCGGAGCCGCGCACGTGATGCTGCGTCACTGCGTGCGGCGCTTCGGCGGGGTGACCGGTGACGTGTTCGGCGCGCTGGAGGAGACGGCCGCCACGGTGGCCCTGCTGGCGCTGTCCCTGTCCCTGGCCCGGTGA
- a CDS encoding sensor histidine kinase: protein MTTLGTGFVRPRRWLRGHPLAFDRGLAAAVLVCMICASFAEPDPGHGPVFHARPPGPFSVLLMVLAAGALVLRRRRPVTVLAVTGVLSAVGFLLTDPPAPVVLSVVIALFTVASRTDRPTTWRVGLLTMLVLTVAAMVVGPTPWYSQENVGVLAWTGLAGAAGDAVRSRRAFIDAIRERAERAERTREEEARRRVAEERLRIARDLHDVVAHHIALVNVQAGVAAHVMDKRPDQAKEALAHVREASRSALDELRTTVGLLRQSGDPEAPTEPAPGLAVLDALVDTFRNAGLPVEVACTDPGSPLPAAADLAAYRIIQEALTNVRKHAGAGAKAEVSVVLVGGTAEVTVLDNGRGADPRPEPDGGGRHGLIGMRERVTALGGTLTAGPRYGGGFRVHAILPVTSRTRAPEEPVTAETTGGCA from the coding sequence GTGACCACCCTCGGAACCGGGTTCGTGCGCCCCCGCCGCTGGCTGCGCGGCCATCCCCTCGCCTTCGACCGGGGGCTGGCCGCGGCCGTGCTCGTCTGCATGATCTGCGCGTCGTTCGCCGAGCCGGACCCGGGCCACGGGCCCGTCTTCCACGCCCGTCCCCCCGGACCGTTCAGCGTGCTGCTGATGGTGCTCGCCGCCGGGGCACTCGTCCTGCGCCGGCGCAGGCCCGTGACCGTGCTCGCCGTGACGGGGGTGCTGTCCGCCGTCGGGTTCCTCCTGACGGATCCGCCCGCGCCCGTGGTGCTGAGCGTGGTCATCGCACTGTTCACCGTCGCTTCCCGCACCGACCGCCCCACCACCTGGCGGGTCGGTCTGCTGACGATGCTGGTGCTGACCGTTGCGGCGATGGTGGTCGGCCCGACCCCCTGGTACAGCCAGGAGAACGTCGGGGTGCTCGCCTGGACGGGGCTGGCCGGCGCCGCCGGCGACGCGGTGCGCAGCAGGCGCGCGTTCATCGACGCGATCAGGGAACGGGCCGAACGCGCGGAGCGCACCCGCGAGGAGGAGGCCCGCCGCAGGGTCGCCGAGGAACGGCTGCGGATCGCCCGGGACCTGCACGACGTCGTCGCCCACCACATCGCCCTGGTCAACGTCCAGGCCGGGGTCGCGGCCCACGTCATGGACAAGCGTCCCGACCAGGCCAAGGAGGCGCTCGCCCACGTACGGGAAGCAAGCCGCTCCGCCCTCGACGAACTGCGCACCACGGTCGGGCTGCTGCGCCAGTCCGGCGACCCGGAGGCGCCCACGGAGCCCGCCCCGGGGCTCGCCGTCCTCGACGCCCTGGTCGACACCTTCCGTAACGCCGGGCTCCCCGTCGAGGTCGCCTGCACCGATCCCGGCAGCCCGCTGCCCGCGGCGGCCGACCTCGCGGCCTACCGGATCATCCAGGAGGCCCTGACCAACGTGCGCAAGCACGCGGGCGCCGGCGCCAAGGCCGAGGTGAGCGTCGTACTGGTCGGGGGGACCGCTGAGGTCACCGTCCTCGACAACGGCAGGGGAGCGGATCCCCGCCCCGAGCCGGACGGCGGCGGCAGGCACGGACTGATCGGGATGCGTGAGCGCGTCACCGCCCTCGGCGGCACCCTCACGGCGGGCCCCCGTTACGGAGGCGGATTCAGGGTTCATGCGATCCTGCCCGTCACGTCCCGTACACGCGCGCCGGAGGAGCCGGTCACGGCGGAGACGACGGGGGGATGCGCATGA
- a CDS encoding S1C family serine protease: MDATPSRSRVRRSLTPLAAGACAAALAVGCAGPGPAPSAAPDQQAVVSRATGDLEDRYRTVIKDVLPSVVQIGTGDGLGSGIVYDDKGHIVTNAHVVGEGKSFDVSVATGEKVVKASLVSSYPEQDLAVIRLGDIPDGLRAAEFGNTDEVEVGQIVLAMGSPLGLSSSVTQGIVSAVGRTVSESRSGGGTGATLADMVQTSAAINPGNSGGALVNLDSKVIGIPTLAATDPQLGGSAAPGIGFAIPVSMVRTVADQIIESGKVTDSGRAALNITGRTVVDDDYRPAGVAIVSVQKGGAAEKAGLRVGDIITRVGDSRVTTITSLSEALAGDRPGQEVTVAYTRGGTAKTAEVTLGEI, encoded by the coding sequence ATGGACGCAACCCCCTCGCGCAGCCGGGTACGCCGGTCGCTGACGCCCCTGGCCGCCGGTGCCTGCGCGGCCGCCCTCGCCGTCGGCTGCGCCGGGCCGGGCCCCGCCCCGTCCGCCGCCCCGGACCAGCAGGCGGTGGTGTCCAGGGCCACGGGCGACCTGGAGGACCGGTACCGGACGGTCATCAAGGACGTCCTGCCCTCCGTCGTGCAGATCGGCACCGGGGACGGGCTCGGCTCGGGCATCGTCTACGACGACAAGGGCCACATCGTCACGAACGCCCACGTGGTGGGCGAAGGGAAGAGCTTCGACGTCAGCGTCGCCACCGGCGAGAAGGTGGTCAAGGCGTCCCTCGTCTCCTCGTACCCGGAGCAGGACCTGGCCGTCATCAGGCTCGGCGACATCCCCGACGGGCTGAGGGCCGCGGAGTTCGGGAACACCGACGAGGTCGAGGTGGGGCAGATCGTCCTGGCGATGGGCTCACCGCTCGGCCTGTCCAGCAGCGTCACCCAGGGCATCGTCTCGGCCGTGGGCCGGACCGTCAGCGAGAGCCGCTCCGGCGGCGGTACGGGGGCGACGCTCGCCGACATGGTGCAGACCTCGGCGGCGATCAACCCCGGCAACAGCGGCGGAGCCCTGGTGAATCTCGACAGCAAGGTGATCGGCATCCCGACGCTCGCGGCGACCGACCCCCAGCTGGGCGGCAGCGCGGCACCCGGTATCGGGTTCGCCATCCCCGTCTCGATGGTGCGTACGGTCGCCGACCAGATCATCGAGTCCGGCAAGGTCACCGACTCGGGCCGGGCCGCGCTGAACATCACGGGCCGCACCGTCGTCGACGACGACTACCGGCCCGCCGGTGTCGCGATCGTCAGCGTCCAGAAGGGCGGGGCAGCCGAGAAGGCAGGCCTGCGCGTCGGGGACATCATCACCCGCGTCGGCGACTCCCGGGTCACGACGATCACCTCGCTCTCGGAGGCCCTGGCCGGCGACAGGCCGGGCCAGGAGGTCACGGTCGCGTACACGCGCGGAGGCACGGCGAAGACCGCCGAGGTCACCCTGGGCGAGATCTGA
- the pspAA gene encoding PspA-associated protein PspAA has protein sequence MIVRIMGEGQVVLADSHVTELNKLDDILLAEMESGDGPGFRTTLHALLDKVRELGSPLPDDSLEPSELILPSPDATLEEVRSMLRDDGLIPG, from the coding sequence GTGATCGTACGGATCATGGGGGAGGGCCAGGTCGTACTGGCCGACAGCCATGTCACCGAGCTGAACAAGCTCGACGACATACTCCTGGCGGAGATGGAGAGCGGTGACGGACCCGGCTTCCGCACCACGCTCCACGCGCTGCTGGACAAGGTGCGCGAGCTCGGCTCGCCGCTCCCGGACGACTCCCTGGAGCCGTCCGAACTGATCCTGCCGTCACCCGACGCCACCCTCGAAGAGGTGCGCTCCATGCTCCGCGACGACGGACTGATCCCCGGCTGA
- a CDS encoding PspA/IM30 family protein — MKRMGMIFRAKANKALDRAEDPRETLDYSYQKQLELLQKVRRGVADVATSRKRLELQLNQLQGQSSKLEDQGRKALALGREDLAREALSRRAALQQQVTDLETQHRTLQGEEEKLTLAAQRLQAKVDAFRTKKETIKATYTAAQAQTRIGEAFSGISEEMGDVGLAIQRAEDKTQQLQARAGAIDELLASGALDDASGTAKDDIAAELDRISGGTDVELELQRMKAELAGGSAGQQQAIEGGAEDAAPQSQQSPHRFDKQ; from the coding sequence ATGAAGCGTATGGGAATGATCTTCCGCGCGAAGGCAAACAAGGCCCTTGACCGGGCCGAGGATCCGCGCGAGACCCTCGATTACTCGTACCAGAAGCAGCTGGAGCTGCTTCAGAAGGTGCGCCGCGGCGTCGCCGATGTGGCGACCTCGCGCAAGCGGCTGGAGCTGCAGCTGAACCAGCTGCAGGGGCAGTCGTCCAAGCTGGAGGACCAGGGCCGCAAGGCGCTCGCGCTCGGCCGCGAGGACCTGGCCCGCGAGGCGCTGTCCAGGCGCGCCGCCCTCCAGCAGCAGGTCACGGACCTGGAGACGCAGCACCGGACGCTGCAGGGCGAGGAGGAGAAGCTCACTCTCGCGGCCCAGCGTCTGCAGGCCAAGGTCGATGCCTTCCGTACGAAGAAGGAGACCATCAAGGCCACCTACACCGCGGCCCAGGCACAGACCCGGATCGGTGAGGCCTTCTCCGGCATCTCCGAGGAGATGGGTGACGTCGGCCTCGCGATCCAGCGGGCCGAGGACAAGACCCAGCAGCTCCAGGCGCGAGCGGGGGCCATCGACGAGCTGCTGGCCTCCGGGGCTCTCGACGACGCCTCGGGCACGGCGAAGGACGACATCGCCGCCGAGCTGGACCGGATCTCCGGTGGTACGGATGTAGAACTGGAGCTGCAGCGCATGAAGGCCGAACTGGCCGGCGGTTCCGCCGGGCAGCAGCAGGCCATCGAGGGTGGCGCCGAGGACGCGGCACCGCAGTCGCAGCAGTCCCCGCACAGGTTCGACAAGCAGTGA
- a CDS encoding leucyl aminopeptidase, whose protein sequence is MTALTLSTSGAATLRADALVVGLAKGAKGPVVAPGAEAVDKAFDGKLATVLETLGASGAEGEVTKLPAPAGLKVPVVVAVGLGPVPAKDDAYDAEALRRAAGSAARALKGSKKAGFALPTESAEDAGAVAEGALLGAYAFTAYQGGENKLAPKGSKAGKDAKLPLGEVILLGGKPRDKAFKAAAERAVAVTEEINRARDLINTPPNDLYPESFAAVATAAGKEHGIKVQVLDEKALVKGGYGGLLGVGQGSAHGPRLVKLSYTHPKAEKTLALVGKGITYDSGGISLKPAGHNETMKCDMSGAAAVFAAVVSASRLGLQVNVTGWLALAENMPSGNATRPGDVLHMYSGKTVEVLNTDAEGRLVLADALTRASEEKPDAIVDVATLTGAMVLALGNRTFGVMANDDAFRTSIHEIAEEVGEASWPMPLPADLRKGMDSPTADIANMGERMGGGLVAGLFLQEFVGEGIAWAHLDIAGPAFHEGAPYGYTPKGGTGSAVRTLVRLAERTAAGDLG, encoded by the coding sequence GTGACTGCTCTCACTCTCAGCACCTCAGGTGCGGCGACGCTGCGCGCCGACGCACTCGTCGTCGGCCTCGCCAAGGGAGCCAAGGGTCCGGTCGTCGCACCGGGCGCCGAGGCCGTGGACAAGGCGTTCGACGGAAAGCTCGCCACCGTCCTGGAGACCCTGGGCGCCTCCGGTGCCGAGGGCGAAGTGACCAAGCTCCCCGCCCCGGCCGGCCTCAAGGTCCCGGTCGTCGTCGCGGTCGGGCTCGGTCCGGTCCCGGCCAAGGACGACGCGTACGACGCCGAGGCGCTCCGCCGGGCCGCGGGCAGCGCCGCGCGTGCGCTGAAGGGTTCCAAGAAGGCCGGCTTCGCGCTGCCGACGGAGTCCGCCGAGGACGCCGGGGCCGTCGCGGAGGGCGCCCTGCTGGGTGCGTACGCCTTCACCGCCTACCAGGGCGGCGAGAACAAGCTCGCCCCGAAGGGCTCCAAGGCCGGCAAGGACGCGAAGCTCCCGCTCGGCGAGGTCATACTGCTCGGCGGCAAGCCGCGTGACAAGGCCTTCAAGGCGGCCGCCGAGCGCGCCGTGGCGGTCACCGAGGAGATCAACCGGGCCCGCGACCTGATCAACACCCCGCCGAACGACCTGTACCCCGAGTCCTTCGCCGCCGTGGCCACCGCCGCCGGCAAGGAGCACGGCATCAAGGTGCAGGTGCTGGACGAGAAGGCGCTCGTCAAGGGCGGCTACGGCGGTCTGCTCGGCGTCGGCCAGGGCTCCGCGCACGGCCCGCGCCTGGTCAAGCTCTCCTACACCCACCCCAAGGCGGAGAAGACGCTCGCCCTGGTCGGCAAGGGCATCACCTACGACTCGGGCGGCATCTCGCTCAAGCCGGCCGGGCACAACGAGACGATGAAGTGCGACATGAGCGGCGCCGCCGCCGTGTTCGCCGCCGTCGTCTCCGCCTCCCGCCTCGGCCTCCAGGTCAACGTGACCGGCTGGCTGGCCCTCGCCGAGAACATGCCGTCGGGCAACGCCACCCGCCCCGGTGACGTGCTGCACATGTACAGCGGCAAGACCGTCGAGGTCCTCAACACCGACGCCGAGGGCCGGCTCGTCCTCGCCGACGCGCTGACCCGCGCGTCCGAGGAGAAGCCGGACGCGATCGTCGACGTGGCGACCCTGACGGGTGCGATGGTCCTGGCGCTCGGCAACCGCACCTTCGGCGTGATGGCCAACGACGACGCGTTCCGCACGTCGATCCACGAGATCGCCGAGGAGGTCGGCGAGGCCTCCTGGCCGATGCCGCTCCCCGCCGACCTGCGCAAGGGCATGGACTCCCCGACCGCCGACATCGCCAACATGGGTGAGCGGATGGGCGGCGGCCTGGTGGCCGGTCTGTTCCTTCAGGAGTTCGTGGGCGAGGGCATCGCCTGGGCGCACCTGGACATCGCGGGCCCGGCCTTCCACGAGGGCGCTCCGTACGGCTACACGCCCAAGGGCGGTACCGGTTCCGCGGTCCGCACCCTGGTGCGGCTGGCCGAGCGCACCGCGGCCGGCGACCTCGGCTGA
- a CDS encoding bifunctional adenosylcobinamide kinase/adenosylcobinamide-phosphate guanylyltransferase has protein sequence MELTLLGTGAPDGLPRPDCPCAVCASSRGAGARAATALLVDDALLLDLTPGAVFAAARAGHSLSAVRQVLLTHPHDGPAVELPASLPPAGRVPDGQELTLISGHRVRAVAMDAPGTGYEVTSPEGERLLYLPPGASPAGLADRVAEPYDMVVCDVIARPDAVARLRAVEAVVPTTEVIAVHLDHDAPPGAELDRRLAAGGARAVPDGTTLPVGAYHAVPDVPRRTLVTGGARSGKSVEAEQRLETFPEVVYVATGGRREGDAEWEARIGLHRERRPAAWRTEETCELAGLLEQDGPPLLIDCLSLWLTDAMDRVEAWDDGRWADGGEEKLRERVAELVRAVRGTRRTVVAVTNETGSGVVPATASGRRFRDELGRLNAGFAAECEQVLLVVAGQALVLRG, from the coding sequence GTGGAACTGACACTGCTCGGCACCGGAGCCCCCGACGGGCTGCCGCGGCCCGACTGCCCCTGCGCCGTCTGCGCGTCCTCCCGCGGCGCCGGGGCACGCGCCGCGACCGCGCTGCTCGTGGACGACGCGCTGCTGCTGGATCTCACCCCGGGCGCGGTGTTCGCCGCCGCCCGGGCGGGCCATTCGCTCTCCGCCGTACGCCAGGTGCTGCTGACCCATCCTCACGACGGGCCCGCGGTGGAGCTGCCCGCCTCGCTCCCGCCCGCCGGGCGCGTCCCGGACGGCCAGGAACTGACGCTGATCAGCGGGCACCGGGTGCGTGCCGTGGCGATGGACGCCCCGGGCACCGGGTACGAGGTGACGTCGCCGGAGGGCGAGCGCCTGCTCTATCTGCCGCCCGGGGCCTCCCCCGCCGGTCTGGCCGACCGGGTGGCGGAGCCCTACGACATGGTCGTGTGCGACGTGATCGCGCGGCCGGACGCCGTGGCCAGACTGCGGGCCGTCGAGGCCGTCGTACCCACCACCGAGGTGATCGCCGTCCATCTGGACCACGACGCGCCGCCCGGCGCCGAGCTGGACCGGCGGCTCGCGGCCGGCGGGGCTCGGGCCGTGCCGGACGGGACGACGCTTCCGGTGGGCGCGTACCACGCCGTGCCCGACGTGCCCCGGCGCACCCTGGTCACGGGCGGGGCGCGGTCGGGGAAGTCGGTGGAGGCCGAACAGCGCCTGGAGACGTTCCCCGAGGTCGTGTACGTGGCGACGGGCGGCCGCCGTGAGGGGGACGCGGAGTGGGAGGCCCGGATCGGGCTGCACCGGGAGCGCCGGCCCGCCGCGTGGCGCACCGAGGAGACCTGCGAGCTGGCGGGCCTGCTGGAGCAGGACGGCCCGCCGCTGCTGATCGACTGCCTGTCGCTGTGGCTGACGGACGCGATGGACCGGGTGGAGGCGTGGGACGACGGCCGGTGGGCCGACGGCGGGGAGGAGAAGCTCCGCGAACGGGTCGCCGAGCTGGTCCGCGCGGTGCGCGGGACACGCCGTACGGTCGTCGCCGTGACCAACGAGACCGGCTCGGGCGTGGTCCCGGCGACGGCCTCCGGGCGGCGCTTCCGGGACGAACTCGGCCGTCTCAACGCGGGCTTCGCCGCCGAGTGCGAGCAGGTGCTGCTGGTGGTGGCGGGGCAGGCGCTGGTGCTGCGCGGCTGA
- a CDS encoding DUF3043 domain-containing protein, with translation MFRSRSKEEKAPTGKVTADLSKTPRDPQAPKGRPTPKRSEAQTQRRRASSGAPTDRKEAAKRQREARRADMARQREALASGDERYLPVRDKGPVRRFVRDFVDSRFCIAEYFLPLAVVILILSVIQVQNIQNISLLLWLGVIVLIVVDSIGLGFRLKKQLAQRFPDAPKRGAVAYGLMRTLQMRRLRLPKPQVKRGERP, from the coding sequence GTGTTCCGTAGCCGCTCCAAGGAAGAGAAGGCCCCCACCGGCAAGGTGACGGCGGACCTCTCCAAGACGCCCCGCGACCCTCAGGCTCCCAAGGGTCGCCCCACCCCCAAGCGCAGCGAGGCCCAGACGCAGCGCCGGCGTGCCTCCAGTGGTGCGCCGACCGATCGCAAGGAGGCCGCGAAGCGCCAGCGCGAAGCCCGCCGGGCGGACATGGCCAGGCAGCGGGAGGCGCTCGCATCGGGCGACGAGCGCTACCTGCCCGTGCGTGACAAGGGTCCTGTCCGGCGCTTCGTCCGTGACTTCGTGGACTCGCGCTTCTGCATCGCGGAGTATTTCCTTCCGCTCGCGGTGGTCATCCTGATCCTCAGCGTGATCCAGGTCCAGAACATCCAGAACATCTCGCTGCTGCTCTGGCTCGGCGTGATCGTGCTGATCGTCGTCGACTCCATCGGCCTCGGGTTCCGCCTCAAGAAGCAGCTGGCCCAGCGCTTCCCGGACGCCCCGAAGCGCGGCGCGGTGGCCTACGGCCTGATGCGTACGCTCCAGATGCGCCGACTGCGTCTGCCCAAGCCGCAGGTCAAGCGGGGAGAGCGGCCCTGA
- a CDS encoding class I SAM-dependent methyltransferase: MSSQWLGGLGGLRNTVRQELVARQLDEQIAARFPVGQRLRVLDVGMGQGTQALRLARAGHSVTGLESDGEMLRSARESLAGEPEGIRERVRLIEGDGRDTGVHFLPGSFDVVLCHGVLMYVPEPDPLLAGLARMLAPGGLLSLLVRNADALAMRPGTAGDFGAALAAFDTDTYTNRLGLAVRADRLAVLRATLAGIAAPLHAWYGVRVFTDNVSNDAELPGPEALERVFAAEDRAGRTDPYRGVAALLHLCGVRG; encoded by the coding sequence GTGTCCTCCCAGTGGCTGGGCGGGCTCGGCGGACTGCGCAACACGGTCCGCCAGGAGCTCGTCGCCCGGCAGCTCGACGAGCAGATAGCCGCGCGCTTCCCCGTGGGGCAGCGGCTGCGGGTGCTCGATGTGGGTATGGGCCAGGGCACGCAGGCACTGCGCCTGGCGCGGGCCGGGCACTCGGTGACGGGCCTGGAGTCCGACGGCGAGATGCTGCGGTCCGCGCGCGAGTCCCTCGCGGGCGAGCCCGAGGGTATCCGGGAGCGGGTGCGCCTCATCGAGGGCGACGGCCGCGACACCGGGGTGCACTTCCTCCCGGGCAGCTTCGACGTGGTGCTCTGCCACGGCGTGCTGATGTACGTCCCCGAGCCGGATCCGCTGCTGGCCGGCCTCGCCCGGATGCTGGCACCCGGCGGCCTGCTCTCCCTTCTCGTGCGCAACGCCGACGCCCTGGCGATGCGACCGGGGACGGCGGGCGACTTCGGCGCGGCCCTCGCGGCGTTCGACACGGACACCTACACGAACAGGCTCGGTCTCGCCGTCCGCGCGGACCGGCTCGCGGTGCTGCGCGCCACGCTCGCCGGTATCGCGGCCCCGCTGCACGCCTGGTACGGCGTACGGGTCTTCACGGACAACGTGAGCAACGACGCGGAGCTGCCCGGCCCCGAGGCGCTGGAGCGGGTGTTCGCCGCCGAGGACCGGGCGGGGCGGACCGATCCGTACCGCGGGGTGGCCGCGCTGCTGCATCTGTGCGGCGTACGCGGCTGA
- the cobT gene encoding nicotinate-nucleotide--dimethylbenzimidazole phosphoribosyltransferase, producing MNLDDFSDLIERPDGGVRRDAEERRERLVVPVGALGRLDELGEWLSAAQQSVPVKAIDRPRVVLFAGDHGVAELDVSGRAAGTAHELVRAALDGASPVAVLARRFSVPVRIVDAGLDCDPELLPDAVVRHRVRRGSGRIDVEDALTAEEAEQAVRLGMRIADEEADSGTDLVVLGDLSVGGTTAASTLIAALCGTDASVVTGRGGAGIDDLAWMRKCAAIRDALRRARPVLGDQLELLAAVGGADLAAMTGFLLQSAVRRMPVVLDGVVSAACALVAQRAAFRAPDWWLAGQTSGEPAQLKALDRMALTPLLDHGVTVGEGSGALLALPLVQAAASLAAELPERPQEPAGADAEEPSEDAEPAGTTA from the coding sequence GTGAATCTGGACGACTTCTCCGACCTGATCGAACGCCCCGACGGGGGCGTACGGCGTGATGCCGAGGAACGACGGGAGCGCCTCGTCGTTCCCGTCGGCGCGCTCGGCCGGCTCGACGAGCTGGGTGAATGGCTGTCGGCCGCCCAGCAGTCGGTACCGGTCAAGGCGATCGACCGGCCGCGGGTCGTGCTGTTCGCCGGTGACCACGGGGTGGCGGAGCTGGATGTCTCCGGCCGGGCCGCCGGGACCGCGCACGAGCTCGTACGTGCGGCCCTGGACGGTGCGAGCCCCGTCGCCGTGCTGGCCCGCCGCTTCTCCGTCCCCGTACGGATCGTGGACGCCGGCCTGGACTGCGATCCGGAGCTGCTGCCCGACGCGGTCGTACGCCACCGGGTGCGGCGCGGCAGCGGCCGGATCGACGTGGAGGACGCGCTGACGGCCGAGGAGGCCGAGCAGGCCGTTCGGCTCGGGATGCGCATCGCCGACGAGGAGGCCGACTCCGGCACGGACCTCGTGGTGCTGGGCGATCTGAGTGTCGGCGGTACGACGGCTGCCTCGACCCTCATCGCCGCCCTGTGCGGAACGGACGCCTCGGTGGTGACGGGGCGCGGCGGTGCGGGGATCGACGACCTGGCGTGGATGCGCAAGTGCGCGGCGATCCGGGACGCGCTGCGCCGGGCCCGGCCGGTGCTCGGTGACCAGCTGGAGCTGCTGGCTGCCGTGGGCGGTGCGGACCTGGCGGCCATGACGGGCTTCCTGTTGCAGAGTGCGGTGCGCCGGATGCCCGTGGTGCTGGACGGTGTGGTCTCGGCGGCCTGCGCGCTGGTGGCCCAGCGGGCGGCCTTCCGGGCTCCCGACTGGTGGCTGGCGGGGCAGACGAGCGGCGAACCCGCGCAGCTGAAGGCACTGGACCGGATGGCGCTGACCCCGCTCCTGGATCACGGGGTGACCGTGGGCGAGGGTAGCGGCGCCCTGCTGGCGCTTCCGCTCGTCCAGGCCGCGGCCTCTCTGGCTGCGGAGCTGCCCGAGCGGCCGCAGGAGCCCGCGGGGGCCGACGCGGAGGAGCCTTCGGAGGACGCGGAGCCCGCGGGGACGACTGCCTGA